The sequence GCGGCGATCCGCGCACAAAACTTAGGACCAGGCCGCGCGCTGCCTAGCATCCGTCGGCGGATGCCCGGACTGTCACTTGTCGCCGACAACACCCGATGCTCAGCGGAGCCCGAGCGCACGTCGCTGCACGATGTGCTCGACTTCGTCCTGGAGGGGGCGCGCAACGCGTCTCCTCCGCTCGATGGAGCGGCGCTGCCGCTACGCGCCGAGGCCGAGGCGCTGCCGCTGCTCTGCGAGCTCGCCGAGGCCGCGGGGGAGCTCGCCTCCGGACGCCGCGCGCGCGCGGTCGTGCGCCTGTGCCTCGAGCCCGACCCCTGGGAGCTCGGGCTGGAGCGCGTGGGCCGCGACCTCCTCGTCACCGTCTTCCAGGGCGGAGACGTGCCCGAGGTCGCCCTGCACGAGCGGCGCTTCGACGGCGAAGCGCTCTGCGCGCGCCTCCTCGCGACCATCGACCGGTTCGCCTCGCACAGGGGCCCCGGCGCGCGCCGCGACGCCGCCTTCGCCGACAACGACGCGGAACTCGGCGGGCTCGGCGGGCTCGGCGAGCAACGGCTCTCGGCCGCCCGGCGGTGCCTCGCCACCTCCCTGCCGTTCTCGCCCGACGAGGCGGGAGGAGAGCCGGCGATCGTGGGCGTCGAGCCGACCGGCGAGATCCCGATCGCCATCGCGGCCGAGGCGCTCCTGCGCACGTCGCAGGGCGCTGCGCTCACGCAGCCGGCCGTGCTCCGGGCCGACCTGTTCTCGCTCCTCTTTCGGGGCAAGATCCGCGTGCTCGTGGGCGAGGAGGCGCGGGAGCTGCCCGACGTCTTCGTCTTCCCGTTCGCCGAGCAGCTCGCGTCGCTGTCGCTCGAGTCGCTCGACGCGTGGGCGCGGCGCCAGCCTTACCACCGGCGGCTGACCGTCGGCGGCGCGATCCTCGGCGTCCGGCTGCACAGCGAGGGGGCGCTGTCGCTCACGCTCGGCGTGCCCCGCGTGGGCCGCGTCCCCTCCGCCGATCCCCGCGCGCCCGGCCCTGGCCGCGTACCCTCGTTCGCGGCCGCCGAGGAGCGGGCGCAGACCTGGACCTTCCCGGCCGTCGACGTGGCGGCGCTCGCCCAGGGCGTGGTCGCGTTCGGGCGGGCGCTCGCGCGCAGCCTGGTGCGCCGCGATCGCGGGCAGACGTCGAACCTGCGCCTGTTCGAGTTCCGGGCGCGCGTCCGCGAGCTCGCCGAGCGGCTCCGCGAGCTCACGCGCAACGACGCGAAGATCAACGTGGCCCCGGAGACGTACCGAGCCTTCGCGGCGGCGGCGCGCCCGCAGGCCGCGGCCGAGGACACGTTCGGGCGGACACGCCTGCGCTTCACGGCCCGGTGGATCGCGGCGATCCCGTCGCTCGACCTCCGCGCCACCTTCCTGTGCGGCGACGTGCTCGTGGTGGGCTCGACGCGCGAGCTGACGTGCATCGATCGGCGCACCGGCGAGTGCCTGTGGCGCAAGCCTGCGCCCCGCGCGGTCTCGGTGATGACGCCGGTCGGCCTCGGGAGGCTCCTGCCCGACGGCACGCTGCAGCTGCACGATCTGGCGAGCGGCGAGGTCGCCTGGTCGACGCGGCTCTCGCCGCGTGTCGGCGCGAACGCCTCGGGCGCGGTGGTGAGCGCCCCCGGGCTGCCGCGGATGCTCATCGTGAGCGAGGGGACGCGCCACCTCGCGGCCGTGGACCTCTACTCCGGCGAGGTGCGCTGGCGCTACGCCGCGCGGCGCGGCGAGAACTTCCGGCTCCGCCGCGCGGGCAAGCTCGTCCTCGTGGGCAGCGGCGAGCCGGCCCTCGCGGCGCTCGACGTGCTGAGCGGCGAGGTCGTGTGGCGCTTCTGCGACCGGCTTCCGTTCGCGTCGCCGGTGGCGGTCGATCACGACGCGCTCTTCGCCCTGGCCGGCGACGGCGCCTTCGTCGGCCGCGGCGGGGCGCGGCTGCACCACCTCGACCCGTGGTCCGGCGAGGCGCGGTGGACGGTCGATCTGCCGAAGCACGTGGCGCCGGTCGGCGCGCCGCTGCTCGGGCCCGAGACGGTGTGCGTGGTGACCCACGGGCGGCGCGGCACGGGTCTCGTGGGGATCGATCGCCGCACCGGGGCGACGCGCTTCGACCTGACCGCGTGCGCGGCGACAGCCTCGTGCCTCATGGTGGACGATGTGGTCGTCGTGAACAGCGAGGCAGGCGAGATCGTCGGGGTCGGCGCGCACGACGGCGCGGTCCGGTACCGGCACGTCATCGCGGGCGGCGTCGAGGGCGACAGGCCGCGGCGCCTCGAGCCGGTGCTCCGCTCGGGCGCGCTGTTCGTGCCGCAGAGCGAGGTGCACGTCGTCCGGCCGCGGGACGGCGCGCTGCTCGGCAAGGTGCCGACGGACCTCATCCCGGATCTCCTGCGGGTGGACGAGCGGTGCGACGTCTACGTGGCCGAGGAGAGCGGCCACCTCGCGGCCTTCGCCGCGGCCCCGCGGCTCAGCCTCGTCCAGTAGGCGCCGCGGCGCGCGCAGTAGGGGCCGCGGCGCGCGTCAGCGCGGCCCCCGGGCCGGCTTCCAGATGAGCTCGAGCGTCACCTGGGTGACGCCGTCCTCGATGAGCCCGATCCGCTCGGCGGCCTTGCGCGATAGGTCGATGATCCTGCCGCGCTTGAACGGGCCGCGGTCGTTGATCCGCACGCGCACGCGGCGGCCGTCCCGGCGGACCACGTCGACCACGGCGCCGAAGGGCAGCGTCCGGTGCGCGGCCGTGAGCGCGCGCGGGTTGTAGCGCTCGCCGCTCGCGGTGCGGCGGCCTTTGAACTTGTCGGCGTAGTAGGTGGCCCGCCCGCGCTGGATCGGCGTCCCTTTCGCCGCGCTCCGCGCGCTCGCGGGCGCGGTCGGCGTGGAGATGCCGTCGCCGTCGTCCGGCTCGTCGCCCTCGGCCTGGTGGCGCGGGCGCGCCGGCGGGGTGCTCGGCGCGACGCCGAGCGCCATCGGCGCGTCGGCTCCCGTGCGGGGCGCTGCCGGCTGGTGAGCGGAGCAGGCGGGGGTGAAAAAGAGGAAGAGGAAGGCGAGCGTCCTCGCCACGCCGCGGCGTCCACCGGGCGTCGTCACGTCGCCTCGGACGCGGCGCGCTCGGCCGACGAGGGGTCGAGGTCGGCCGCGGGCGAGGTCACCGCGGCGACAAGGGCCAGGGCCGAGGGCTCGCCGCTCCCTGCCCCGTCCGCGGACGGCGCCGCCTGGGCCCTGGCCTTGGCCCGCACGAACCCGGCCAGCTCGCGGAACGGCACGCCGGTCGGGCAGATCCTCTCCTTCTCGGCGAGCACCTCCTCCGGCACGTGCGCGAGCGCGAGCGCCGCGGCGTCGAAGTCCGGCATGCTCCGCGACGACGCGAGCACCACGGTCATGAGGCCGCGGTAGGCCCCCTTGGAGGCCGCGATGCGCTCGGCCTCCCCGAGATCGCAGCGCCCGCACGCGATGCAGCGGGAGAAGCGGGGCAGGGCCGCGCGCTCGGCGGGCGAGAGCGGCGGCAGGCCATCGGCGTCGTAGTTCTCGCGGAAGAGCGCAAGCCCGCTCGGACCGTCGTCGAAGAGACGGCGCACCGCGACCTTGAGGAGCGACCACGCGAGGACCGCGAGAGCCAGGGCACGACCGGAGAGCACGATCCGTCCATAACCCGAAACAGGCCCGCGCGCCGAGCCGATGCGCGCGGGGTCTCAAGAACCGCGCCGGGCACGTGAACCCGCGTTAACAGCGCCTCGGGCACACGCAGGTCCGCGACGACCCGCCGCCGCTGCGATGACGCCTGCGGCGCGCGCTCGTCGCCCGATCTCCGCGGCGCCCGAGATCGCGGGCCGCGCCGGCGCTCCGCGGCAGATCGCGCGACGGCGGCCGCCGCCGGGCGAGGACGCCGCGCAGCGACGCGACCCCTCCGCGCGTCGGTCCTCGCTGGCACGTCGGGTGCACAGGCGCCAGGCATGCCCAACGACTTGCTTCTCTGCGACAACGGACGCTCGGAAAACCTCGGCGAGCTCGCCGAAGGTGCGCTGGTGGAGGCGATGATCGCGGGGGACGAGCGCGCCTGGCGCGCCTTCCACGCCCGCTACGATCGGCTCGTCCACCGCTGCATCAGCGGCGTGATCGCCCGCTTCTCTGCTGTAGTCGCGCAGGACGACATCCGCGACATCCACGCTACGCTGCTCGTGCAGCTGCTCTCGAACGACATGCGCAAGCTGAGGAGCTTCGACGCGGGCCGCGGAACGCGGCTGAGCTCCTGGATCGGCACGCTCGCCGTCCACTGCGCGTACGACCATCTGCGCTCGAGGAGGCGCGCGCCGCGCTGTGCCCCGCTCGACGACGCGGCGGTCGAGCTCCCCTGCGAGCGCCCCTCGCCGCAGGAGCAGGCCGAGCGCCGCGAGCGCGCCGCGCTCGTGGGGCGGGTGCTCCACGCCTTCTCCAACAAGGACCGCGAGTTCGTCGCGCTCTACTTCGCCGAGGGCCTGCCCCCGGAGCAGATCGCGGAGCGGATGGGGATCAGCGTGAAGACGGTGTACTCGAAGCGCCACAAGATCCAGAGCCGCCTGGAGGCGATGCTGTCCAGCGTCAGCCTCGCGGCGTGACGTTTCCATCCCCCGAAGGGGGCTCGGCGGCCGTCGGCCCTGTGGTATGAGCCGGAGTGGATGGCTCGACCGCCCCGCACCTGCTCCGCGCTCCCGCTCATCGCGGCCGCCGCCCCGCTGCTCGGCGCGTGCGGCGGCGGCGACGGAGACGCCACCGCGATCCCCCTCGCCGACGAGCGCGGCGGCGGCGCTCGCATCGCCGAGATCGTCGGTGACGCCGGGTGGCTCGCCCCGGAGGACGACGAGAGCCGGCGCTGCGCCGTGCCGCCCGCTCGCCGCGCGCACGTCACCGGCGCCACGATCGTCGCCATCGACCGCTTCGACGAGACCGGCGAGGGCGCGCGCGGCAACTACTACGTGCAAGACAGCGCCGACGAGCCGGTCCCCTACTCGGGGATGACGGTCTTCCAGCCCGCGTTCAGCCCCCCGGACCTGCGGCTCATCCCCGGCGACGTCATCGACGTGCTCGGCGAGCTCACCGAGTTCCTCGGCCCCTCCGCCGGCCGCTTCGGCGGCTGCCGCACCCTGCCCGAGATCGGCGGGACCTTGAGCTTCCGCTTCGAGGACCACCCCGCCGTCCCGATCCACGTGCCGCTCGCCCACCTGAGAGGCTACGCGTCGGCGCGCCCGTACATCGGCATGCTCGTGCGGGTCGAGGGCGTCAGCATCGCCGGCGACCCATCGAGCCGCGACGGCCGCTACGCGGCGTCGATCGACGTCGGGGCCGGCGTGCCCCCCGCCGACGTCCCGCGCCTCTCGAACGAGCTCTACGACCTCGAGCGCGAGGGGCCGCCCCTCGCGGACGGCGCCTCCTTCCGGTCCGTCACTGGCGTGCTCACCTACTTCTACGGCTTCAAGATCGCCCCGCGTTGCCCGGCCGATTTCCAGCTGGAGGGCGCGCCGCTGCCTTCCGACGACGCATGCGCTCCCTGAGGCCCGCGCTCCTCTCGCCGCTCGTCCTGCTCGCGGCCTGCGGCGGCGCGGCGCCCGGCGGCCCGCCGGCGCACGCGCTCGCCTCGACGCCCGAGGGAAGCGTCGGGCGCATCGAGGTGCGCAACCTCGACGCCCGGCCACGGCTCACGCTCGTCTCGCGCGACGGCGATCCCGCGCCCGCGCTCGTCGTCTCGGTCGCGACCGATCTCGGCTCGGTCGCGACCACGGCGCTCGCCAGCGTGGTCGAGGCGCGCCTGCTCGCGGCCGGCTTCGACGTGGACGCGCGCATCGACCGCAGCGCCTTCCGCGTGCGCCTGCTCGTCAGGGACGCGGCGCGCGTAGCGCCGTTCCTGCGCGCGCTGTCGGCGGCGTTCGCGCAGCCCATCGCGGCCGGCAGCCCGGAGGTCGCCCGGGCGGCGGAGCGGACGCAGGCGCTCCGATCGAGCCCGCTCGACGCGCCGGAGCTCTCGCCGATCGCGGCGTGCACCGGCCAGCTGGGCCTCGCGGGCGCGGAGCCCGTGGTCGACCCGGCGACGCCCGCAGGCGCGCGGGAGCTCGAAGGGTGGCGCGCCGCGGCGCTGCACGCCGGGCGCACCTCGATCGCCGCCGTCGGCCCCGCCGCGTTCTGCGAGGAGGCGGCGCGCGCGGCGGAGGGCATCGACGCCTGGCCGGCGGGCAGCCCGCCCGCGGACCCCTGGCCGGCGGCGGACACGGTCGGCGTGTACACGACGAACCAGCTCGGGCGGCGGGCCGCCCGCGTCACCGTGGCCGCGCGTGTCGCGAGCCCCCAGGCGGCCGTCGCCGCGGCGGAGCGGCTCGGCGCGCCTGGGTCCCCGCTCCGCGCGCGCCTCTCGGCGCTCCCGTCCCCGTTTCGCGCCGTCGAGGTGCTCGGGGTCGCCCGCCCGCGCGGCGGCTGCGTGAGCGTGACCATCGAGGCCGCCGATCTGCCCACGGCCCCGGCCGTCGAGGCCTCGGCGGCGCTCGCGGCGGCGGTGGCGCGGCAGGAGATCCGCCGCGGCCTCTCGGCGCCGCCGAGCCCCGCCGTCGCAACGCGGCAGATCCTCACCGCGCAGGACCCCCGCGACGCCGGCGCGCGCGCCTCGTGGTGGGCGCTCTCCGGGAGCGCCCCGGGCGCGCCGCCGGAGCGGTGGGCGACGGCGCTCGGCCTCCCTCCGAGCGCCGACCCGCCGAAGCCCGCGGCGCCGGGCGAGGCCGGCGCGCGGCGCTTCGAGGCCGAGCTCTCGCGCGCGCTCGCGCCGGGAGCCCAGCCCGCCCTGGAGCGGCGGGCGCTGGTCGAGCGCGGGCAAGGCGAGGTCTGGGTCCTGCTCGGGAGCCCGTGCGGCGTCGCCGAGGAAGGGCTGTACGACGCCGGCGCGACGGCGCTCGCCGCGCTCGCCGCCGTGCAGACCCGGCGGCGCGAGCTCGACGTCACGATCGAGCCGTGGGTCACGGCGGATGCCGTCGGCGTGATCGCGCACGCGCCGTTCCGCGACGAGCGCGAGACCCCGGCCGAGCTCGGGCGGCGCGTGGCGAACGCCGCCGCGCGCACGGTCGCGGCGACCACGCTGGGCCCGGAGGCGCTCACGCTGGCGCGCGCCGCGGCGCTCCAGCACCTGGAGCACCTCTCCGGAGGGCGCGCCGCGGCGCTCGAGGCCTTCGCCTCCGCGATCGCGCCGGACCACCCGTCCTGGATCGAGCCGTTCGGCGTCTGGGACCGGGTGGCGAGC is a genomic window of Sorangium aterium containing:
- a CDS encoding septal ring lytic transglycosylase RlpA family protein; amino-acid sequence: MSTPTAPASARSAAKGTPIQRGRATYYADKFKGRRTASGERYNPRALTAAHRTLPFGAVVDVVRRDGRRVRVRINDRGPFKRGRIIDLSRKAAERIGLIEDGVTQVTLELIWKPARGPR
- a CDS encoding PQQ-binding-like beta-propeller repeat protein; the protein is MPGLSLVADNTRCSAEPERTSLHDVLDFVLEGARNASPPLDGAALPLRAEAEALPLLCELAEAAGELASGRRARAVVRLCLEPDPWELGLERVGRDLLVTVFQGGDVPEVALHERRFDGEALCARLLATIDRFASHRGPGARRDAAFADNDAELGGLGGLGEQRLSAARRCLATSLPFSPDEAGGEPAIVGVEPTGEIPIAIAAEALLRTSQGAALTQPAVLRADLFSLLFRGKIRVLVGEEARELPDVFVFPFAEQLASLSLESLDAWARRQPYHRRLTVGGAILGVRLHSEGALSLTLGVPRVGRVPSADPRAPGPGRVPSFAAAEERAQTWTFPAVDVAALAQGVVAFGRALARSLVRRDRGQTSNLRLFEFRARVRELAERLRELTRNDAKINVAPETYRAFAAAARPQAAAEDTFGRTRLRFTARWIAAIPSLDLRATFLCGDVLVVGSTRELTCIDRRTGECLWRKPAPRAVSVMTPVGLGRLLPDGTLQLHDLASGEVAWSTRLSPRVGANASGAVVSAPGLPRMLIVSEGTRHLAAVDLYSGEVRWRYAARRGENFRLRRAGKLVLVGSGEPALAALDVLSGEVVWRFCDRLPFASPVAVDHDALFALAGDGAFVGRGGARLHHLDPWSGEARWTVDLPKHVAPVGAPLLGPETVCVVTHGRRGTGLVGIDRRTGATRFDLTACAATASCLMVDDVVVVNSEAGEIVGVGAHDGAVRYRHVIAGGVEGDRPRRLEPVLRSGALFVPQSEVHVVRPRDGALLGKVPTDLIPDLLRVDERCDVYVAEESGHLAAFAAAPRLSLVQ
- a CDS encoding RNA polymerase sigma factor: MPNDLLLCDNGRSENLGELAEGALVEAMIAGDERAWRAFHARYDRLVHRCISGVIARFSAVVAQDDIRDIHATLLVQLLSNDMRKLRSFDAGRGTRLSSWIGTLAVHCAYDHLRSRRRAPRCAPLDDAAVELPCERPSPQEQAERRERAALVGRVLHAFSNKDREFVALYFAEGLPPEQIAERMGISVKTVYSKRHKIQSRLEAMLSSVSLAA